The Nocardioides sp. S5 genome includes a window with the following:
- the secD gene encoding protein translocase subunit SecD: MSRGVWVRFILVLGLLAGCAALALNVKPNLGLDLRGGAQFVFEAEGTEQTPATAENVDKTLEVLRGRVDALGVAESTLVRQGENRILVELPGVTNDEEAQEAEERIGTTAKLTIHEVLATAQPDAEPSKKANQVLPSDQGDTLEIGPTVIQGEQISGASAVQRDQSVEWVVAIDFNGEAGSTWADITGAAACNALGDPKRRIAIVLDNEIISSPEVTEGIGCNVGIRGGATDITGDYTAEEAKDLAALIEGGALPLELKAISDRLVGPSLGAAAIDASIEAGIIGLILTGLFIVVVYRLVGAMATVALASYALLAYAMLVGLGSTLTLPGLAGFVLAIGMAIDANVLVFERAREEYAAYPSAGLRRALQVGFNKAWTAIIDSNVTTLLAAALLFFLGSGPIKGFGVTLSIGVIASMISALIIARVLCDLAVSNKGVTRKPAISGLGNVGKVRTWLDRKDPDIMKHRGRWLAVSGAVTVFAIAGIAQGLNLGVEFTGGRQLDYSVSQDVTVEEARAAVSDAGFSEAVVQTADDPADFTVRTGEITNDEEQRIEDELSAIGGDVEKIDDQQIGAALGDELRNNALIAFGVAFLAQLLYLAIRFKWTFGVAAVIAMAHDVLIVVGVFAWLDKPIDGIFLAAAMTIIGLSVNDTVVVFDRVRERWHGSKPEDDFTTLANKAAVETVPRTVNTGLGTMFILAALAILGGDSLRDFSIALLIGLVVGTYSSIFTATPLVTYFHEKWPMSRVKKEKVERTPEDSGAVV; the protein is encoded by the coding sequence ATGTCACGTGGTGTCTGGGTCCGCTTCATCCTCGTCCTCGGCCTCCTGGCCGGGTGCGCGGCGCTCGCCCTCAACGTCAAGCCCAACCTGGGCCTGGACCTCCGGGGCGGCGCGCAGTTCGTCTTCGAGGCGGAGGGCACCGAGCAGACCCCGGCCACGGCCGAGAACGTCGACAAGACCCTCGAGGTGCTGCGCGGCCGCGTCGACGCCCTCGGTGTCGCGGAGTCGACCCTCGTCCGCCAGGGCGAGAACCGGATCCTCGTCGAGCTGCCCGGCGTCACCAACGACGAGGAGGCACAGGAGGCAGAGGAGCGCATCGGCACCACTGCGAAGCTCACCATCCACGAGGTCCTCGCCACCGCGCAGCCGGACGCCGAGCCGTCGAAGAAGGCCAACCAGGTCCTCCCGTCCGACCAGGGCGACACGCTCGAGATCGGTCCCACGGTCATCCAGGGCGAGCAGATCAGCGGCGCGAGCGCGGTCCAGCGCGACCAGAGCGTCGAGTGGGTCGTGGCCATCGACTTCAACGGTGAGGCAGGCAGCACCTGGGCCGACATCACCGGCGCCGCCGCCTGCAACGCCCTCGGCGACCCGAAGCGCCGCATCGCGATCGTGCTCGACAACGAGATCATCTCCTCGCCCGAGGTCACCGAGGGCATCGGCTGCAACGTCGGCATCCGTGGCGGCGCCACCGACATCACCGGCGACTACACCGCCGAGGAGGCCAAGGACCTCGCCGCGCTCATCGAGGGCGGCGCCCTCCCGCTGGAGCTCAAGGCCATCTCCGACCGCCTCGTCGGCCCCTCGCTGGGTGCCGCGGCGATCGACGCCTCGATCGAGGCCGGCATCATCGGCCTGATCCTCACCGGCCTGTTCATCGTCGTGGTCTACCGCCTCGTCGGCGCGATGGCGACCGTCGCGCTGGCGTCGTACGCCCTGCTCGCCTACGCGATGCTCGTCGGGCTCGGCTCGACGCTGACCCTGCCGGGACTCGCCGGCTTCGTGCTGGCCATCGGCATGGCGATCGACGCCAACGTGCTCGTCTTCGAACGGGCCCGGGAGGAGTACGCCGCCTACCCGTCCGCGGGCCTGCGCCGCGCGCTCCAGGTCGGCTTCAACAAGGCCTGGACCGCGATCATCGACTCCAACGTCACCACGCTGCTCGCGGCCGCACTGCTGTTCTTCCTCGGCTCCGGCCCGATCAAGGGCTTCGGTGTCACCCTCTCCATCGGTGTCATCGCCTCGATGATCTCGGCGCTGATCATCGCCCGCGTGCTGTGCGACCTCGCGGTCTCCAACAAGGGCGTCACCCGCAAGCCGGCGATCAGCGGGCTCGGCAACGTCGGCAAGGTCCGCACCTGGCTGGACCGCAAGGACCCCGACATCATGAAGCACCGCGGCCGCTGGCTGGCCGTGTCGGGTGCGGTGACGGTCTTCGCCATTGCCGGCATCGCCCAGGGGCTCAACCTCGGCGTCGAGTTCACCGGCGGCCGCCAGCTCGACTACTCGGTGAGCCAGGACGTCACCGTCGAGGAGGCCCGGGCCGCCGTGTCCGACGCCGGCTTCTCCGAGGCCGTCGTCCAGACCGCCGACGACCCCGCCGACTTCACCGTCCGCACCGGCGAGATCACCAACGACGAGGAGCAGCGGATCGAGGACGAGCTGTCCGCGATCGGTGGCGACGTGGAGAAGATCGACGACCAGCAGATCGGCGCCGCGCTGGGAGACGAGCTGCGCAACAACGCCCTCATCGCCTTCGGCGTCGCCTTCCTCGCCCAGCTGCTCTACCTCGCCATCCGGTTCAAGTGGACCTTCGGTGTGGCGGCCGTCATCGCGATGGCGCACGACGTGCTGATCGTCGTCGGCGTCTTCGCGTGGCTGGACAAGCCGATCGACGGCATCTTCCTGGCCGCTGCGATGACCATCATCGGACTCTCGGTCAACGACACCGTCGTCGTCTTCGACCGCGTCCGCGAGCGCTGGCACGGCTCGAAGCCCGAGGACGACTTCACGACGCTGGCCAACAAGGCCGCCGTCGAGACGGTGCCGCGCACCGTGAACACCGGTCTCGGCACGATGTTCATCCTCGCTGCGCTGGCGATCCTCGGCGGCGACTCGCTGCGCGACTTCTCGATCGCGCTGCTCATCGGTCTGGTCGTCGGCACCTACTCCTCGATCTTCACCGCCACCCCGCTCGTGACCTATTTCCACGAGAAGTGGCCGATGAGCCGGGTGAAGAAGGAGAAGGTCGAGCGGACGCCCGAGGACTCCGGCGCGGTCGTCTGA
- a CDS encoding DivIVA domain-containing protein: MALERPRFSTTRLREGYDVADVDTAVDRVFVALADGATSMTASDVSSLRFNPVRLAEGYDMGEVDSWLDQAAAELGRTSGGAAPATPAARETPASAAYETTSGTRSDAVTEVRSSSPRILVVLALVVLLAIVAYAFYA; the protein is encoded by the coding sequence ATGGCGCTCGAACGACCACGCTTCAGCACGACCAGGCTCCGCGAGGGCTACGACGTCGCGGACGTCGACACAGCGGTGGACCGTGTCTTCGTCGCACTCGCCGACGGGGCGACGTCGATGACGGCCTCGGACGTCAGCAGCCTGAGGTTCAACCCGGTGCGGCTGGCCGAGGGTTACGACATGGGCGAGGTCGACAGCTGGCTCGACCAGGCCGCGGCGGAGCTCGGCCGGACCTCCGGAGGAGCGGCACCGGCGACTCCGGCGGCCCGCGAGACGCCCGCGTCGGCGGCGTACGAGACCACGAGCGGCACGCGGTCGGACGCCGTCACCGAGGTGAGGTCGAGCTCACCGCGCATCCTCGTCGTCCTGGCGCTCGTCGTGCTGCTCGCGATCGTGGCCTACGCCTTCTACGCCTGA
- the hflX gene encoding GTPase HflX, whose translation MTNAPAQPNGPATDFTLRDALDATRGWDDEAIELDGTLDADLATTDDTDDDFESGYADDEPYDEWDDTDPEELTVGAQELAERHALRRVASLRTELEDITEVEYRQLRLEKVVLVGVWTGGTVTDAENSMAELALLAETAGSEVLEAVFQRRQSPDPATFIGRGKVEAIREIVQATGADTVICDGELAPSQLRNLEDKIKVKVVDRTALILDIFAQHAKSKEGQAQVELAQLQYMKQRLRGWGGNLSRQAGGRAAGGDGIGGRGPGETKIETDRRRINTKIAKLRRELKEMRGTRDVKRQSRRRNHIPSVAIAGYTNAGKSSLLNRLTDAGVLVEDALFATLDPTTRRTTTSDGRIYTMSDTVGFVRHLPHGLVEAFRSTLEEVADSDLLLHVVDGSHPDPEGQIAAVREVLAEIGATKVPEIIVINKADAADPLVISRLRAREPHSVVVSAKTGEGIEAALATIESELPRPQVEFDVLLPYERGDLVNRIHQEAEIGSLEHTGDGTLVVGRANADLAGELEAYAR comes from the coding sequence CCGACGACGACTTCGAGTCCGGCTACGCCGACGACGAGCCGTACGACGAGTGGGACGACACCGACCCCGAGGAGCTCACCGTCGGCGCCCAGGAGCTGGCCGAGCGCCACGCCCTGCGCCGGGTCGCGAGCCTGCGCACCGAGCTCGAGGACATCACCGAGGTCGAGTACCGCCAGCTCCGCCTGGAGAAGGTCGTGCTCGTCGGCGTGTGGACCGGCGGCACCGTCACCGACGCCGAGAACTCGATGGCCGAGCTCGCGCTGCTCGCCGAGACGGCCGGCTCCGAGGTCCTCGAGGCGGTCTTCCAGCGCCGCCAGTCGCCCGACCCGGCGACCTTCATCGGTCGCGGCAAGGTCGAGGCGATCCGCGAGATCGTGCAGGCCACCGGCGCCGACACCGTCATCTGCGACGGCGAGCTCGCCCCCAGCCAGCTGCGCAACCTCGAGGACAAGATCAAGGTCAAGGTGGTCGACCGGACGGCACTGATCCTCGACATCTTCGCCCAGCACGCGAAGAGCAAGGAGGGCCAGGCGCAGGTCGAGCTGGCCCAGCTGCAGTACATGAAGCAGCGCCTGCGCGGCTGGGGCGGCAACCTGTCGCGCCAGGCCGGTGGTCGCGCCGCCGGTGGTGACGGCATCGGTGGCCGTGGCCCGGGTGAGACCAAGATCGAGACCGACCGCCGCCGGATCAACACCAAGATCGCCAAGCTGCGGCGCGAGCTCAAGGAGATGCGCGGCACCCGCGACGTCAAGCGCCAGTCGCGCCGCCGCAACCACATCCCGAGCGTCGCGATCGCGGGCTACACCAACGCCGGCAAGTCCTCGCTGCTCAACCGGCTGACCGACGCCGGGGTGCTGGTGGAGGACGCGCTCTTCGCGACCCTCGATCCCACCACCCGGCGTACGACGACCAGCGACGGCCGCATCTACACGATGTCCGACACGGTCGGCTTCGTCCGTCACCTGCCCCACGGCCTGGTCGAGGCGTTCCGCTCGACGCTGGAGGAGGTCGCCGACTCCGACCTGCTGCTGCACGTGGTCGACGGCTCCCACCCCGACCCTGAGGGCCAGATCGCCGCGGTGCGCGAGGTGCTGGCCGAGATCGGCGCGACGAAGGTCCCCGAGATCATCGTGATCAACAAGGCCGACGCCGCTGACCCGCTGGTGATCAGCCGGCTGCGGGCGCGTGAGCCGCACAGCGTGGTGGTCAGCGCGAAGACCGGTGAGGGCATCGAGGCCGCGCTCGCGACCATCGAGTCCGAGCTGCCGCGGCCGCAGGTGGAGTTCGACGTGCTGCTGCCCTACGAGCGCGGCGACCTGGTCAACCGGATCCACCAGGAGGCCGAGATCGGCTCCCTGGAGCACACCGGCGACGGCACGCTGGTCGTCGGTCGGGCCAACGCGGACCTGGCCGGCGAGCTGGAGGCGTACGCCCGCTGA
- a CDS encoding ATP-dependent DNA helicase: MPETATAASPVGTPVTDVLAQAVSALGGQQRDGQVQMASEVAEAMSEGRHLLVQAGTGTGKSLGYLVPAMLHDKRVVVATATLALQHQLVERDLPRLVEAVKHVRGVDTSYAVLKGRSNYACLHRIRAGVPDDQGTLVDVPTGSMAEKVLELRAWAEEETEAGGSGERDNAPRHTDREWRQVSVNHRECLGAAKCPFGAECFAELAKERAQRSHLIVTNHSLLAIDAIEEVPMIPDYDTVVIDEAHELVQRVTQAATDELGASDIERAARRAGRWTDGDGDPAGDLEDAAAQLAEAFEATPPGRIDPMSTQLADALVLVRDAARACVSAFPRESGGEAEGDAGRTQAKGMVQEVFVNAERMAAGSDRDVLWLGEARDRFPARLHVAPLQVWGPMRDKLLTEKTVVFTSATLMLGGEFGAVATSLGLKPTERIGSQIATAKDDDETALPWKGLDVGSPFDYGQQSILYVARHLPQPGRDGLGQAQLDEICDLVDSLDGRTLGLFSSRRAAETAAEAVRTRLPHLTTLAQGDAQLPELAKQFVEDPHTCLFGTLSLWQGLDVPGDTCQLVIIDRIPFPRPDDPLMSARAKAADDRGGNGFMEVSATHAALLLAQGAGRLIRTTSDRGIVAVLDPRLETARYGRFLKASLPPMWSTTDPALVRQALKRLGQA, encoded by the coding sequence GTGCCTGAGACCGCGACTGCCGCCAGCCCCGTCGGCACCCCTGTGACGGACGTGCTCGCGCAGGCCGTCAGCGCCCTCGGCGGACAGCAGCGCGACGGCCAGGTGCAGATGGCGAGCGAGGTCGCCGAGGCCATGTCCGAGGGCCGCCACCTGCTCGTCCAGGCCGGCACCGGCACCGGCAAGTCGCTGGGCTACCTCGTCCCCGCGATGCTCCACGACAAGCGCGTCGTCGTCGCCACCGCCACCCTCGCGCTGCAGCACCAGCTCGTCGAGCGCGACCTGCCGCGCCTGGTCGAGGCGGTCAAGCACGTGCGCGGGGTCGACACGTCGTACGCCGTGCTGAAGGGCCGCTCCAACTACGCCTGCCTGCACCGCATCCGCGCCGGCGTGCCCGACGACCAGGGCACCCTCGTCGACGTCCCGACCGGCTCGATGGCCGAGAAGGTCCTCGAGCTGCGCGCGTGGGCGGAGGAGGAGACCGAGGCCGGCGGCAGCGGCGAGCGTGACAACGCCCCGCGCCACACCGACCGCGAGTGGCGCCAGGTCTCGGTCAACCACCGCGAGTGCCTCGGCGCCGCGAAGTGCCCGTTCGGCGCGGAGTGCTTCGCCGAGCTGGCCAAGGAGAGGGCCCAGCGCAGCCACCTGATCGTCACCAACCACTCCCTCCTCGCGATCGACGCGATCGAGGAGGTGCCGATGATCCCCGACTACGACACCGTCGTGATCGACGAGGCCCACGAGCTCGTCCAGCGCGTCACCCAGGCCGCGACAGACGAGCTCGGCGCGTCCGACATCGAGCGGGCGGCGCGCCGCGCCGGCCGCTGGACCGACGGTGACGGCGACCCGGCCGGCGACCTCGAGGACGCGGCGGCTCAGCTCGCTGAGGCCTTCGAGGCCACGCCGCCGGGACGCATCGACCCGATGTCGACGCAGCTCGCGGACGCGCTCGTGCTGGTGCGCGACGCTGCCCGTGCGTGCGTCTCGGCGTTCCCCCGCGAGTCCGGTGGTGAGGCCGAGGGCGACGCGGGACGCACCCAGGCCAAGGGCATGGTGCAGGAGGTCTTCGTCAACGCCGAGCGGATGGCTGCCGGCTCCGACCGCGACGTGCTGTGGCTCGGCGAGGCGCGTGACCGTTTCCCCGCCCGGCTCCACGTCGCCCCGCTCCAGGTGTGGGGCCCGATGCGCGACAAGCTCCTCACCGAGAAGACCGTGGTCTTCACCAGCGCCACGCTGATGCTCGGCGGCGAGTTCGGCGCCGTCGCCACCTCGCTCGGCCTCAAGCCCACCGAGCGCATCGGCTCGCAGATCGCGACCGCCAAGGACGACGACGAGACGGCGCTGCCGTGGAAGGGCCTCGACGTGGGCTCGCCCTTCGACTACGGCCAGCAGTCCATCCTCTACGTCGCCCGCCACCTGCCGCAGCCCGGCCGCGACGGCCTCGGCCAGGCCCAGCTCGACGAGATCTGCGACCTCGTCGACTCCCTCGACGGGCGAACGCTGGGCCTCTTCTCGTCGCGTCGTGCCGCCGAGACCGCCGCCGAGGCCGTACGCACCCGGCTGCCGCACCTGACCACCCTCGCGCAGGGCGACGCCCAGCTCCCCGAGCTCGCCAAGCAGTTCGTCGAGGACCCGCACACCTGCCTGTTCGGCACGCTGTCGCTCTGGCAGGGCCTCGACGTCCCCGGCGACACCTGCCAGCTGGTGATCATCGACCGGATCCCCTTCCCGCGCCCCGACGACCCGCTGATGTCGGCGCGCGCGAAGGCTGCCGACGACCGGGGCGGCAACGGCTTCATGGAGGTCTCGGCGACGCACGCGGCGCTCCTGTTGGCCCAGGGCGCCGGCCGGCTGATCCGCACCACCTCCGACCGCGGCATCGTCGCCGTGCTCGACCCGCGCCTGGAGACCGCTCGCTACGGCCGCTTCCTCAAGGCGTCGCTGCCGCCGATGTGGTCGACGACCGACCCCGCGCTCGTCCGCCAGGCGCTGAAGCGCCTGGGTCAGGCGTAG
- a CDS encoding sulfotransferase family protein, with amino-acid sequence MSSPDPALFRTRPGNRRRLTPDGEAELDRLTVAAEESAWLSPLAYNLTVSHSHRFVWYRVAKVATRTIRHHCETNGVALDVDHAMRVRYPLASYADYFTFAFVRDPLDRFVSAWHDKVVDHNYYDFDPATHERMQTVEEFARWTAAHDLSAVPGTDQHLTLQSRMIDLNRVDFVGRLETFDRDFAEVCERIGAPAVPTAPKNQTAPGGRDRQVSDELRALVAQMYRRDYQVFGYPPDAPVQED; translated from the coding sequence ATGTCCAGCCCAGACCCCGCGCTCTTCCGCACCCGCCCGGGCAACCGACGGCGGCTGACGCCCGACGGCGAGGCCGAGCTCGACCGGCTCACCGTCGCGGCCGAGGAGTCGGCGTGGCTCAGCCCGCTGGCGTACAACCTCACCGTCAGCCACAGCCACCGCTTCGTCTGGTACCGCGTGGCGAAGGTGGCGACCCGCACGATCCGCCACCACTGCGAGACCAACGGCGTCGCGCTCGACGTCGACCACGCGATGCGGGTGCGCTACCCGCTCGCGTCGTACGCCGACTACTTCACCTTCGCGTTCGTGCGCGACCCGCTCGACCGCTTCGTGTCGGCGTGGCACGACAAGGTCGTGGACCACAACTACTACGACTTCGACCCCGCCACCCACGAGCGGATGCAGACGGTGGAGGAGTTCGCCCGCTGGACCGCGGCGCACGACCTGTCGGCCGTGCCCGGCACCGACCAGCACCTCACGCTGCAGAGCCGGATGATCGACCTCAACCGGGTCGACTTCGTCGGCCGTCTGGAGACGTTCGACCGGGACTTCGCCGAGGTGTGCGAGCGCATCGGCGCCCCGGCCGTGCCGACGGCGCCCAAGAACCAGACCGCACCCGGCGGCCGCGACCGGCAGGTCTCCGACGAGCTGCGGGCGCTGGTGGCGCAGATGTACCGCCGCGACTACCAGGTCTTCGGCTACCCACCCGACGCTCCCGTCCAGGAGGACTGA